A stretch of DNA from Candidatus Bathyarchaeota archaeon:
ACAGGGCAAACAGTTCTTTCGCTGTAGGCCAATGTGTTGGAACCCCTTGCCTTATTTCAAGAGTTTCTTCTTCAATCTGTTGAAGAGGATACTTTAATGATTTGTAGCCCTTCTCATTAAACTCTGGATCTCTCATAATGTTCCTGACGATTTTCCCATTCGGGTCTAAGATGTAGGAAGTAGCTCTATGATTTCGTTTAGTTGTAAACACCTCTACACGGTAAGCGATTCTTCCGTCAAGGGTCTTTTGAAAACTGGTTGAGATTATGGTCCCTGGTTTCCAGTCCACCCGATTGTCCATCTCCAAAACTGTAATCCCTCGAGGCTTCAAGACCCTCTTTAACTCTTGAACGCTCCTCTTCAATGGAATCAGGAAACAGAAAACATCTCCTCTTGATATTAAAACCTCAAAACATGATGTTTTGAAAGGTAAGTGTCGTCCGTCGCAAACCAGAAAAGAGATCTTTCGGTTTAATCCCTTGTTAACTGCACTCGTCTTTGCCACTCTAATCATGTCATCCACCAAGTCCACACCAACAATCCACTCCATCTCCCGGTGTTCCGCTAAGAAAAAGGAGGCATCACCTACTCCACAACCAAGATCAAGCACTAGCTTTTTATCTTCCATATAGGCCAGAAACAAAAGGTTGGCTACACCATATTTCCAAAAATTCGGATGATCGGGATTGCTTACCTTTTTGTGCCATTCCAGACCGCGGTATTGAGGAAACCTATCCTTCTTTCTTTTTGATAAAGATCTCATGCTGCTTCACCAGTAAACAGTCAATCCAGCGTATATTTGAAGATATTAAAGTTAACCGCGGTAAGAGGACTTCACTCAGGTAGATTGTTAGGTCACTAGAAGTATGAATCAGCATTTCAGTTAACAGAGCGCGTACTAAGATTATTGGAAACGACAAATTGAAATAACTTGCAGTGTAGTTTTATGTGAGCAGTGCTCGGAGATGAAGATTAAAAGGCTTGAGTTTTTGCTGACAGAGAAATGCAACTCTCGATGCATTCATTGTCAAGGAGAGCACTCTCCTGAGAGGGAAGGTGTGATGAAGGTTGAAGATGGCATAAACTATCTTAACGAAGCAACATCGGTGGCGGATCTGGAGTCCTTCATGATTTTCGGAGGCGAAGCGATGCTCTATCCTGAAAGGACTATTAAACTTTTTCAAAAAGCTAAAGAATTGCGGATCCCAGAGATTGAGCTAATTACAAATGGTTTTTGGGGTCGGGACAAGAATCAAGCGAAAGAATTGGCTTCTCAGTTGAAGGAAGCGGGCGTAAATGAGATGTTGATTAGTGTTGATGCGTTTCACTGGCCTTACATTCCTTTAGACTATCCACGTAACGCTGCGTTAGCTTCTGTCGATGTTGGTATAGAGAAGGTTAGATGGAATGTTGCTATTCTTAAAAGTGAGACGGCTTCTAATCAGTTTGATAGACAGACAAATAGGATAATGAGTGTTCTTGAAACTTTGAACTTGGAGGTGCATGTTAACAAAGTGTGGCCTCAAGGAAGAGCAAGAAAGACCCTGACTGATTTCTTTCCTAAGCAACCTTTAGAAGGAAAATGTCCCGAAGCAGAAAGTGCACTGATAAACCCTGATTGCATAACCCTTGATCCTAAAGGCTGGGCATCAATATGCTGGAGTTTATCCATAGGGAACGCTAAGAAAGAATCTCTCTTCAAGATACTCAGCAGTTATCACTGGAAAAATAATCCTGTGATTAGGACAATAGTTGAAAGTGGACCTAAAGGGCTACTCGAACTTCAGGAGGCTCACGGATTCCAATCCCAAAAAGATGGATATATAGATAGGTGCCATCTCTGTGTTGATATTCGGAAGTTTCTGAAGCCACAATATCCAGAGATGTTTGTTTAGAATACAATTCTTTTTGGCATTAATCTGGAAGAGGTTCGAAATCTCCCACAGTAAATATATCTCCCGCATCTTCCCCGTTTTTATCTTTACTTGACATCGTTATTAGAACTTCACAACAATTAAATTACAATATGCCCCTTCAAGAACTAGTGGTATATTTGTCAGCAGATACGAAAAGCCATAGGATGGGTGCGTATATCTACGGCTTCGTAAGTGGCGTAGGGTTGATCCTGATCATCTGGGGACTTGCTTCTATCGCCATGTTACCATCTAGATATCTGATGATAAACATCGGCCTCACTCTGTTTGGAGTTGCTCTTTTTGCATGTGGTAGTTGTCGTGAAGCTTACTTAAGAGGCAATCTGTCAGTTCCTTTGAAAGTCTACAAGCACACACAGCGCAATCAACATGAAACAGCCAATCTAATCTCAGAACAAATAATAGAAAATCCAGAAGAAGTTGAATCACAAAAAACTCACGCGTCTTAGCCCACCCCTTCTCTGTCATTTTGGCACGCATACCGATTTGAGGCGTTACCTCTGTATTATTCTAACTGATTAACGTAAAACTATGATAATTGAAGACATCTCCGGCGTTCCCCATTTTTCCGCAGATTAAATCATTTTAGGGGAGCATCTGGTTTAGCTTCAAAGAACGAAAGCCTTGTCATGGAAGGAGCTGGGGTTCGTCTATCTTTTCCGTATAGACCTTTTAGAAGAATCTTCTTTTTCTTTCTTCTTGTTTCTTGTCGTCAGATTGTTGCTGAGCTGGGGGAACTTCAGGGTTCAATGTAGCAGCGTTTTCCGCAATGATTTCCTGGGATTGTTGACTTGGTGCTGGTGTTTCTATAGTTTCATTCAGTCTTCGTTCCAGTTCATTTATTTCGGTTTTTAGTTGAGATATGACGTCCCGCGTTGCAGCGTTACTCTTTCTTAACTCTTCAATTGCAACCTTATCCCGAAGCATCTTCACCTTGTCTTCCAGGTTCTTTAGTTCTTCGTTCAAAGAACGTGATTCTTCTTCTAATCCTGTCCTTATATTCTGGACTTCTTGTGAAACACTCATCTCTATGTCATCCAAACTCTAAGTACAACTATGACAGTAACAAAGATTATGAAAAGATAATCAGTATTTAGAACAAGTTTTAGAAAGAGAAAATGTGCGTGAGGGGGAATTATGGATACTTGTAGAGAAACTTGGAAATGAAGAGGCAAACAAGCTAATAAAGGATGCCTGCCGAGATGCTAAGAAAACCAAATCGAAGAGATCATAAGGCCCTATGAGGAACTCCGCAAGAGAGAGAAAGAGAATTAGATTTTATTTATTTCTATCCGAGATTTTTTCTCTACAAAAAAGATTTTCCCATAGAAAAAATGGCCTCAAGACCCGGCCAAGGCTACAAAAAGGTTAGCATATGTCTTCTAATGGACATATACATATCACAAGCCAATGCAGATGAGGTAATAGAGCCATGAGGTAAAGTGAAGAAACCGCTTAAATAAGGATTAAAATTCCGAATACGCCTCTACTCGGAAATATAAAGTATTATAACTTAGTTTTGGCTCAGTTTCTATAGGAGATGTTTCAAGAAGAAGAGTGTATTTTTTAGAGGGAATGGGTATGCTTTTTCTACACATTTTTGTAAAGTCGGAAAGAGAATCTTAAGAAGTGTTCTTGTTGTCAAAGATGGTTAAAAAATGGAAGAAATAAAGAAAGGAGGTGAGAGAGATACAACGATGGGAAAAGATTTTTTGGATATCGCTCTACTGTTTCATCGGAGCCTCCGCCTGCGTTGTGAATGTGGTTTTCAAGTCACCATCCCCACGGCTTTATTGGAACCTAGTCCTTTTGATCATGGTGTTCGGCGAAACAATCTGCCTACTTATCTATTTGAGACGTGAACGGAAGACTGTGATATCAAAAAAGACCATGAAGCGCCGTCTAAAGAAATTTGGAAAGGCTCTTAAATCTGCACTTTTGGGCATGGTGCACATAGATCTCCAGATCGACACAAAAGACCAGATAGAAGAACCAGAGGAATCCAAATCATAAGTTCTCTACATCCGGATATCTTTCTACACTTTCTAAGAGCTTGCGGTTTCACATACTACCTTAATCTTCTCAAGAATCCTTTTGGAGTGGCCGATATGTTCGGAGTAAAGAAAGTTCAAACCTTACGAAGATACTATTCCGGAGGATGAAGACAATTCAAGGGAGAGCTTTCAGCATAACTCATTATGTTTATATGCATCCCTCATAATGCATTATGTAGGGAGGTTTGATGGAATGAATGAAAAAATTGAAATGAAAGTTAAACTTGTGTTTTTTGGATTAACTGTTTGTGTTACAATTTGGGTTATCGCTTTGGCTCTAAAGCTTCCTTCTGGCTCTACATTAATGCCTTTTGTGGTGTCGGGATGTGTCTTACTCTCTCTGTGGCTAGCAACGGGTATTGAAGTATTAAAGAAAGTGCATTTCAAAAGAAATGTTTTCACTGTTTCAGCATTCTAGGTGGGCGGGGAGAGATTCGAACTAGCGAGCATGGATATATCTCCCGCAAAATCCCATTTTCTATATGCCTCATCGAGTGGTATACTTTGAAAGGTCGGCGTAGTGTGTTAGTACAGGATTTCGTTGCTGATTTTCACTTTGCCTTTCTTAATTGGGATTCCCTCTTTCTTGACCATACTTCTTCTCCATTCGGCCCCTTTCTTGTCCCCACCGAACGAACCGTCGGAGCCTACAACACGATGGCATGGGACAACCGGTGACAGAGGGTTCTTGTGAAGAGCGTTCGCCACTGCTCGGTAGGCTTTTGGCTTGCCAATTTTCTCGGCTATCCGCTTATAAGTGCTGACTTTTCCTTTGGGGATTTTGAAGGTGGCAACATAAACGTCTCTTTCAAACTGTGTTTTGTCTTTCAGGATTCCAATTACATCTTTTTCCGTCTGTATTGATTTTACGTCCATGAACAAATTCCTCACATTTGGGAATGTAACTTGTCTGCCAATATCTTAAACCTTTGTTTCAAAGCAGCTGTTATCTTGGTGGGGTCGCTGGGATTTGAATCCCGGACAAAAGGAGAGATCTCCTGAAATCACCCCGCAACTCTCCATTTTCTTGCAATATGTACAACGTTTCATTGTCGTATTCTTTTCAAAGCCTTATCAACGTCTTCCAATCCGAGTTTTCTGAGATTTTCTGACTCTGGGATTCCATTTTTGTCCCAGCCTGCTTCCTTGTAATATCTTCTCTTGTACTTTTGCACCATTGCTTTTTGAGTAGTCTTTCCCTTATATGGTCCGGAGGGTAATGGCTCGTAAAATCTAGGTGGGTTATCATCGTGGATTTTAGGGTTCCACTTTAAGTCGGGTCCGCCTAGCAGGAGCATCGCTCTTTGAAGCTGCAGTATCCTTAACGCTTTGGAACTACACCATTCTTCAGGCGTCAACTCTAAGCCTGTAACTGCTTTGTAAAAGTCGAACCTGACCTTGCGTTTCAGACCGAAACTGTTGAAGAAACAGTACACGGCTGAATCGTTGAAAATCCCCCACAATTCGCTTCCAGGTCCGTTCAATGGGAGTGCAGCAGTTGACGTGTGATCGCCTCCTTGAACTGAGCATGCGTAGGAGATAATATGGGGGTAATCTTTGCCACTGCGGATTCCATGAGCACCGATACTTATCCCTTTAGACTGTACAACATACTGTAGAACGTCCACTTTCTTTGCCTCTGAAATCTTCAGAGCTGCACGATAAGTTCCCTGCGCCAACATGTCTCCTATACCTTCTCTAAATGCAATCTTCCTGACTAGGGCTGCAAATGCATTCGCATCTCCCCAATTAAGCTCTATGCCATCGAGGTCTTCCTTTGTAAATATTCCCCTTTGGAAAAGTTCAGCAGCGAAACCTAGCACGTTTCCTGTCTGTATACCGCATAAACCTAAATCGTCGATGAGAGCCGAGAGAAACACGTTTTCTTCTGGAGTGAAAAGCCCCAAGTTTGTACCCAAATAGGCTTGCAGTTCGTAATCAGGATTGTCTGTTATTGCTCCCTTAAACTGTCCGGTTTTCACCATCGCTATCTTTAGACAGCAGGTTGGACATCCGAAGTCGCCCCAGAACTGTTTTATCCAAACTCTATCCTCAAACTTGTCAACTCCAAAGCTTCTTTCATCATGCCATTCATCCTGCCAATTCCGGACAGGTTCAGAGCTGGTCTTCGCTCCAACTTCGTATCCAGCTGCCCCTGTTCCCCAACGTCTCCACAGTTCATCCTCGTAAGCGTTATCACATACTTTTTGAATCAGCCTTTTCACTTTCCCAATGTCAGCAACTTGTGGTAATGGCCCAGTTCCCTTGACAGCTATTGCCTTTAGACCCTTAGAGCCCATAACTGCGCCATAGCCACCATAACCAGCAGCATGCGTCCATTTCGCCGCAACAACCGCCGTAAGAACCTTGTTTTCTCCTGCTGGGCCAATATACAATATTGCAGGTTCCTTAAACTCGCCATATTGAGGAAAGCGCCTCTTCAAGAGCTCTCTACATTCTTTAGTTAGAATCTTGACGGTTTGCTTTGCGTCTTTACCCCATACGTGACTCGCGTCTCTCAGTTCAACGTCAGAATCCTTCACAAATAAATAGCATGGCCTTTTTGCTTTACCATATAATATTATCCCGTCATAACCAGAGCATCTAAGCTCGACCCCAAATTCTCCTCCCACAGTTGAGCCTACAATGCCATTGCTCTGTGGAGACTTGCCAGAAACACATGTTCTGCCGCCTGGGAAGAATCCCGTCAAGGGTCCAGTCAAGAACAGAAGTATGTTTTCTGGTCCCAAGGGGTCAATTGTTTCCCATTTGGCACCTAGCTTATCCCAGAGAATCTTTGCTGCTAAACCTCTGCCGCCTACATAGTCTCTCAGAACGTCATCGTCAATTGTTATTTCTTGGATACTCTCTGTTGAAAGACTGACTTCTAGAAACTTCCCCGAGTAACCTAATATCAAACCAATTCCTCCGCTTTTTCGCCATACATCTTGACAGCCAAATCGCGCGTCGTTTCTTCTGGTTTTCGTGCATAGAGTTTGTATGCTCGGTTTGTTCTGTGGACTTTTTTTAGTACGTTCCATCCTCCCTGTCGGCAGACTCTAACACATTGAGGGTTGCCTCTGCATAAATCGCAAATCAAAACGTGTTTTTTTGTAGGGTGAATGTGAGGTATTCTGCCTGGGCAAGCGTCTACGCATTTTCCGCATGCAGTGCATTTTTTGGACTTGACTAAGACTGCGCCTGTTCTCTGGCTAACAGATAGTGCTTTGACTGGACACGCTTGCACGCATGGGTAGTCTTCACATTGGGCACAGAAGTGAGGAAATTCTACGCCTGGAACAAGCATAAAGACTCTTATTCTTGAGGCTTCGGGCCATATGCGCTTTTCGTGGGAAAGTGAACACGCGATCTCGCATTTTCTACATCCGCTGCATCTTGACAGCACTCTAGCTATCCAGATTGGTCCTTTTTCCTTGGCCAACTTTTAACCTCTTAAATGTTGAAGAATTGCTGTTTGTTCGTGCTCCGATTTAAATATGGTGTTGTCGTCTGGAAGGGGCATTGTCCAGCTTGGACCAAGACGCCAACTAAGAGATGCTTTCGCATATTCCCTCTTTCTTTGAAGAACCCACGCGCCTTCTCTTGCTCACCACACTTCAGGAGTCATGCCTTCTGCTTAGTTTTTATGGTTTATGAAAGAACCCTCGGAATCCACGCGCGGACTTGCACAGTTAGGGATGCGCGAGAAAATCTCCTTTCTGAAGTGTCGGACACCAATACTGCAAGTAAACAAAAAGTGGAGATATCTCTCGCAACTCCCTATTTTTTCCGGCATGAAAAATTGAAACCACATGCGTATGACTGAAGAAAAAAAGGGATTAGTGTTTCTGCTGAGAGCCTTAGGGTGTTGTCGAATTCGTTGGTATCAACACGGGTATTCCATCTGCACCTACTATTAGTATTTCCACGTCTGGTGCAATTCTCTGTAAGGCTTGAACCCAGAGATAGAGCTCTGCAATTCTTGTCTGATTTCCACTTTGACCAACCGACGCCAAGACAAGTTCAATAGCTTCTTTTGTTGCGTTAGCTTCTATGACTTTGGCCTCCGCTTCACCTATTGCCTTGATGATAACTTCTTGAGCCGTTGCGTTAGCCAGTATCAATATTCTTTCCCTCTCAAAAGCTGCTTGAATCTTCTGCTGTTCCGCCACTAGTTTATCTTCAATAGCTGAAGTGTACTTATCTGGATAGCCAATGTTCTTCAGGTCTAGTTCAAAACGCACTAAAGCACCTGCCAGCGATGGTTCTGTATTCAACTCTTGAAGAACAGCTGTTTCTACCTGATCTCTTACAGCATCTCTGAACTCTATAGTTTCCAATGCAGTGTAGTTTTTGGTTATTAGCCGCATGGTTTCTTCCATAATTGACTCAATAGCCTTTTCTTTGTAGTTCAGATTTGGATAATTGTTGTAAAGATCCCTAATTTTCTCAGTGTCAAGCGACCATCTAACCAAAACTTCAATCTCCATCTCAAGCTGATCAGAAGAAAAAGATGGTATTACGTCCTCAAACGTCTCGGTAGCATAGTAAATGTCAACAGCAGTGACCCACGGTGCTTTTATTGCATAAGTCGGACCAAGTATTGGTTCACTTGTTGATCTAGCAATAGGATCTACAAGTATTACTGCATGTCCAACGCCAACTTGAACTACCATAACCAATCCGAAGACTATCATGAATAAGAAAAAGAATGCCAAGACTGAAATCAACGCTATTACCTTAAGAGAGACACCTGTACGAATTCTTTCATCTTCTTCCATTTTACTCACCAATTTTTCTCGATTCCAAATCAAGAAATGTTCAGAGACCGTGACTAAATAAATCTTATGTGCGTGGGCAAAAATCTAAAACCTTATATTTTGACTACGTTTAAAAATAGAAACGCGCGCACCGACAAAAAATTATTGCTTTTTAATATTGTTTGTGGAGATATCTCCCGAACTCAGACATAACATGGGATATTTCGTTTCTCCAACATTCACTTGGGTGAAGTTAATATTTAAAGAGGTGTAGAAGCGTTTTCTAGCTTCTCGCTGCATTTAGTGAAGATCCTATCATCTTTTTTGCTTATAAGACAGATAAGAAGCTCATTCTAAGGTTATTTCTAAAGAAAAAGCACTTTTCTGCGGTTTTTTTGAGACGAAAAGTAGATATACCCAACATTAGCCTTTAAGGAAGTTTTGGAGGTCTAACTATGCTCTTCAAAGAAGAAGAAGAAGAGGAAGAAGAAGAGGAAGAGGATTGGTGAGCAATGCCAAAAAAGAAAGGAAAGAAAAAAGGAAAGAAAGGAAAAAGCAAAGCAGAATGACAAATTAGGCTTTCTATTTCCCATTTTCTCTTTTTCTTTTTGACACAAAATCAAGGGTGAGATAGTGATGGGAGCGAAGATAACCATAATGCAAGAAAAAAAAGTAAAACAAACGAATTAGCTAAGAGCATCTAAAAAAAGGAGAGCATGTAGATTGGACTTTTGCACCAATTGTGGAAAGAAATTGATTCCACTAAAGAAAACGGAAGGAAAGAAGGTTGTTCTTCTGCTTTCATGTCCAAAGTGTGGCTACGAGAAACGGACAACTCGCCTGATGACGCATGTCCCTAGGATTTCAGAGCATTCTTCTAATGTTGGCATAGCTGTAATAGGTAAGGAG
This window harbors:
- a CDS encoding class I SAM-dependent methyltransferase — encoded protein: MRSLSKRKKDRFPQYRGLEWHKKVSNPDHPNFWKYGVANLLFLAYMEDKKLVLDLGCGVGDASFFLAEHREMEWIVGVDLVDDMIRVAKTSAVNKGLNRKISFLVCDGRHLPFKTSCFEVLISRGDVFCFLIPLKRSVQELKRVLKPRGITVLEMDNRVDWKPGTIISTSFQKTLDGRIAYRVEVFTTKRNHRATSYILDPNGKIVRNIMRDPEFNEKGYKSLKYPLQQIEEETLEIRQGVPTHWPTAKELFALFKKSGFSEVQVTGDGLLMKLLIDGDEAIIETMKRSPQLFFEIEKRLVPYINPDKAPTIVLRATAP
- a CDS encoding radical SAM protein — protein: MKIKRLEFLLTEKCNSRCIHCQGEHSPEREGVMKVEDGINYLNEATSVADLESFMIFGGEAMLYPERTIKLFQKAKELRIPEIELITNGFWGRDKNQAKELASQLKEAGVNEMLISVDAFHWPYIPLDYPRNAALASVDVGIEKVRWNVAILKSETASNQFDRQTNRIMSVLETLNLEVHVNKVWPQGRARKTLTDFFPKQPLEGKCPEAESALINPDCITLDPKGWASICWSLSIGNAKKESLFKILSSYHWKNNPVIRTIVESGPKGLLELQEAHGFQSQKDGYIDRCHLCVDIRKFLKPQYPEMFV
- a CDS encoding MGMT family protein; protein product: MDVKSIQTEKDVIGILKDKTQFERDVYVATFKIPKGKVSTYKRIAEKIGKPKAYRAVANALHKNPLSPVVPCHRVVGSDGSFGGDKKGAEWRRSMVKKEGIPIKKGKVKISNEILY
- a CDS encoding aldehyde ferredoxin oxidoreductase, whose protein sequence is MLGYSGKFLEVSLSTESIQEITIDDDVLRDYVGGRGLAAKILWDKLGAKWETIDPLGPENILLFLTGPLTGFFPGGRTCVSGKSPQSNGIVGSTVGGEFGVELRCSGYDGIILYGKAKRPCYLFVKDSDVELRDASHVWGKDAKQTVKILTKECRELLKRRFPQYGEFKEPAILYIGPAGENKVLTAVVAAKWTHAAGYGGYGAVMGSKGLKAIAVKGTGPLPQVADIGKVKRLIQKVCDNAYEDELWRRWGTGAAGYEVGAKTSSEPVRNWQDEWHDERSFGVDKFEDRVWIKQFWGDFGCPTCCLKIAMVKTGQFKGAITDNPDYELQAYLGTNLGLFTPEENVFLSALIDDLGLCGIQTGNVLGFAAELFQRGIFTKEDLDGIELNWGDANAFAALVRKIAFREGIGDMLAQGTYRAALKISEAKKVDVLQYVVQSKGISIGAHGIRSGKDYPHIISYACSVQGGDHTSTAALPLNGPGSELWGIFNDSAVYCFFNSFGLKRKVRFDFYKAVTGLELTPEEWCSSKALRILQLQRAMLLLGGPDLKWNPKIHDDNPPRFYEPLPSGPYKGKTTQKAMVQKYKRRYYKEAGWDKNGIPESENLRKLGLEDVDKALKRIRQ
- a CDS encoding 4Fe-4S dicluster domain-containing protein → MAKEKGPIWIARVLSRCSGCRKCEIACSLSHEKRIWPEASRIRVFMLVPGVEFPHFCAQCEDYPCVQACPVKALSVSQRTGAVLVKSKKCTACGKCVDACPGRIPHIHPTKKHVLICDLCRGNPQCVRVCRQGGWNVLKKVHRTNRAYKLYARKPEETTRDLAVKMYGEKAEELV
- a CDS encoding SPFH domain-containing protein, translating into MEEDERIRTGVSLKVIALISVLAFFFLFMIVFGLVMVVQVGVGHAVILVDPIARSTSEPILGPTYAIKAPWVTAVDIYYATETFEDVIPSFSSDQLEMEIEVLVRWSLDTEKIRDLYNNYPNLNYKEKAIESIMEETMRLITKNYTALETIEFRDAVRDQVETAVLQELNTEPSLAGALVRFELDLKNIGYPDKYTSAIEDKLVAEQQKIQAAFERERILILANATAQEVIIKAIGEAEAKVIEANATKEAIELVLASVGQSGNQTRIAELYLWVQALQRIAPDVEILIVGADGIPVLIPTNSTTP
- a CDS encoding transcription factor S, coding for MDFCTNCGKKLIPLKKTEGKKVVLLLSCPKCGYEKRTTRLMTHVPRISEHSSNVGIAVIGKEEQKLRTLPTIRIECPRCGNNLAYVWMVQVKKLEESSTQFFRCTKCNYTFRESS